In Macadamia integrifolia cultivar HAES 741 unplaced genomic scaffold, SCU_Mint_v3 scaffold2080, whole genome shotgun sequence, a single window of DNA contains:
- the LOC122065648 gene encoding uncharacterized protein LOC122065648 isoform X2 translates to MDFWQRARAFAEEAAKKSQELTKEAAKKSQELTRGASKISDIVSETAKRSKEIAAEATKKADQIKVEALKRADQIKTLAEGISPQFPVSAISLIDSSYADPSSSDLEKFGVTDELREFVKGITLSTFQDFPMEDKPETADVPTVSNVRQDLTEWQARHATLVLSTVKEISRLRYDLCPRLMKEKKFWRIYFILVNSQVAP, encoded by the exons ATGGATTTTTGGCAGAGGGCGAGAGCCTTTGCTGAAGAAGCAGCAAAGAAATCACAAGAACTCACAAAAGAAGCAGCGAAGAAATCTCAAGAACTCACCAGAGGAGCATCCAAGATATCCGATATCGTCTCAGAGACCGCCAAGAGATCGAAGGAAATTGCTGCAGAGGCTACCAAGAAAGCCGATCAGATTAAGGTTGAAGCATTGAAACGAGCGGACCAGATCAAGACCCTCGCCGAGGGGATCTCTCCTCAGTTTCCCGTTTCTGCTATTTCACTCATCGATTCTTCGTACGCTGACCCTTCCTCGTCAGATCTTGAGAAATTTGGCGTTACTGATGAGCTGCGAGAGTTTGTGAAAGGAATTACACTTAGCACATTTCAGGATTTTCCCATGGAAG ATAAGCCAGAAACCGCTGATGTCCCCACAGTCTCAAATGTCAGACAGGATCTTACAGAGTGGCAAGCAAGACATGCAACTCTGGTTCTCTCTACAGTCAAG GAAATTTCTAGGTTAAGATATGATTTATGCCCACGCctcatgaaagaaaagaaattctgGAGGATATATTTTATACTAGTGAACAGTCAAGTGGCTCCGTAA